A stretch of Geobacter sp. DNA encodes these proteins:
- a CDS encoding HsdR family type I site-specific deoxyribonuclease has translation MNGFRFNEKYLSQIPALQLLIRLGFTYLPPDQVLAQRQGKQGNVLLEGILREQLKRLNRINFKGREFLFSEENIQTAIQKLKNIKYDGLLKTNEAVYDLITLGTALEQSIEGDSKSFNLNYINWREWDRNVFHVTAEFSVDRSRSTESARPDIVLFVNGIPLTVIECKSPSIGVDQAVSQSIRNQHDDYIPKLFVYTQLVMGVNKNAAQYATTGTPAKFWGLWKELRDKESDVERAVNTPLTQTQKEQLFSGDFSVARSFFDAHETEGKRLVTEQDKALYSLCRPERLLELSYKFTLFDGGIKKIARYQQYFVVRSTMERIKKLDSAGRRQGGIIWHTQGSGKSLTMVMLARNLALDPFVSNPRIVLVTDRDDLDKQLGNTFAACGLDPNRATSGRHLMELVAEQNATIVTTLIHKFDKALGHKKYQDESPDIFMLIDESHRTNFGGFSARMRQMFPNACYLGFTGTPLLKKEKNNFQKFGGLIEPHYSIRQAVEDEAVVPLLYEGRHVEMEQNKAAIDLWFERHTQGLTREQKADLKRKFAKASMLNKAEQVIYMRAFDISEHFRANWQGTGFKAQLVAPTKAVALQYHEHLQDIGFVSSEVVISPPDTREGYDETDDEPTDEVIRFWNKMMKRYGSEEEYTKQIINQFKYGSEPEILIVVSKLLTGFDAPKNRIIYICKELKEHTLLQAIARVNRLAEDKDEGFVIDYVGLLGELDKALTMYSAFEGYDEDDLNGTLTSINDAIEKLPQSYSDLWDIFKVVKNSYDEEAYEVLLADNAIRESFYQRLAEYSKALGIALSSEAFIMRVDEDRLSRYKTDLKRFHNLKAAVKLRYAEAIDYRDYEPKIKKLLDTHIQANEVIQLNEPVNIFDDKMFNVVKEEQGVYGKTTAAKADAIAHATKKVITEKMAEDPAFYEKFSRLIQQAIEDFRAKRISDLEYLNMAVEYRTKVVTRHHDDIPSQLADNEEAMAYFGVLRPFLMELNLGQDECEAVSAEIALAIQTILDRHWKVQFWDDDDARKQVINDIDDYLFDEVKGARGIEISLDRMDDLIEETLKVSMSRRK, from the coding sequence ATGAACGGATTCCGCTTCAACGAAAAATATCTTTCCCAGATTCCTGCCCTGCAGCTTCTTATTAGGCTGGGATTCACCTATCTCCCCCCGGACCAGGTCCTTGCCCAGCGTCAGGGCAAGCAAGGGAACGTATTGCTTGAAGGCATCCTGCGTGAACAGCTCAAGCGCCTCAACAGGATCAATTTCAAGGGTCGTGAGTTCCTTTTCAGCGAGGAAAACATCCAGACCGCCATCCAGAAGCTGAAGAACATCAAGTATGACGGGCTGCTCAAAACCAACGAAGCCGTTTATGACCTTATTACTTTGGGAACCGCTCTGGAACAATCCATCGAGGGGGATTCCAAAAGCTTCAACCTGAATTACATCAACTGGCGGGAATGGGATCGGAACGTTTTCCATGTTACAGCCGAGTTCAGCGTAGACCGTTCACGTAGCACGGAGTCGGCCCGGCCTGATATTGTCCTGTTCGTCAACGGGATTCCTCTAACCGTTATAGAGTGCAAATCACCATCCATTGGTGTCGATCAGGCTGTTTCACAGTCAATACGCAATCAGCATGACGACTATATCCCCAAGCTGTTTGTCTATACGCAACTGGTAATGGGAGTCAACAAGAACGCCGCTCAATACGCCACAACCGGAACTCCGGCAAAGTTTTGGGGCCTCTGGAAGGAACTGCGAGACAAGGAGTCAGACGTTGAGCGCGCTGTGAACACTCCTCTGACGCAGACGCAGAAAGAGCAGCTGTTCAGTGGAGATTTCAGTGTTGCCCGGTCATTTTTCGACGCTCACGAAACTGAAGGGAAACGCCTAGTCACGGAGCAGGACAAAGCGCTTTACAGCCTCTGCCGCCCGGAACGATTGCTTGAGTTGTCCTACAAGTTCACGCTCTTTGATGGCGGTATCAAGAAGATTGCTCGCTATCAGCAGTATTTTGTCGTCAGGTCCACCATGGAACGCATCAAAAAACTGGACAGTGCCGGAAGGCGCCAAGGCGGTATTATCTGGCACACCCAGGGTTCAGGCAAATCACTTACCATGGTCATGTTGGCCCGCAATCTGGCACTTGATCCTTTTGTCTCTAATCCACGTATCGTGTTGGTCACCGACCGTGACGATCTGGACAAACAGCTCGGCAATACCTTTGCTGCCTGCGGCCTCGACCCGAACCGGGCCACCTCCGGACGGCACCTGATGGAGCTGGTGGCGGAGCAGAATGCAACCATCGTCACTACACTGATCCATAAATTCGACAAAGCTCTTGGACATAAGAAGTATCAGGATGAATCGCCTGACATCTTCATGCTGATTGACGAGAGTCATCGAACCAACTTCGGCGGCTTCTCGGCGAGGATGCGGCAGATGTTTCCCAATGCCTGTTATCTGGGTTTTACCGGCACACCTTTGCTGAAGAAGGAAAAAAACAACTTCCAAAAATTTGGCGGTCTGATCGAGCCCCACTACTCAATTCGGCAAGCTGTCGAGGATGAGGCGGTGGTTCCCCTCCTCTATGAGGGGCGTCATGTGGAGATGGAACAGAACAAGGCAGCTATCGACCTTTGGTTCGAGCGCCATACACAAGGACTGACCAGGGAACAAAAGGCCGACCTTAAGCGGAAGTTTGCCAAGGCGTCGATGCTGAACAAGGCCGAGCAGGTAATCTATATGCGGGCCTTCGACATCAGCGAGCACTTCCGGGCCAATTGGCAAGGAACCGGCTTCAAGGCCCAACTGGTCGCCCCCACAAAAGCGGTAGCACTGCAGTACCATGAACATTTGCAGGATATCGGCTTCGTGTCGTCCGAGGTAGTCATATCACCGCCGGATACCCGCGAAGGATACGATGAAACCGATGATGAACCGACAGACGAGGTAATCCGATTCTGGAACAAGATGATGAAGCGCTACGGCAGCGAGGAGGAATATACCAAGCAGATCATCAACCAGTTCAAATACGGATCGGAACCGGAAATCCTTATCGTGGTCAGCAAGCTTCTGACCGGTTTCGATGCTCCGAAAAACAGGATTATATATATCTGCAAGGAACTGAAGGAACACACCCTGCTCCAGGCAATAGCCAGGGTCAACCGTTTGGCTGAAGACAAGGACGAAGGTTTCGTGATCGACTACGTGGGGCTATTGGGTGAGTTGGACAAGGCCTTGACGATGTACAGCGCTTTTGAAGGGTATGACGAAGACGATCTGAACGGCACTCTGACATCCATCAATGATGCGATAGAAAAGCTTCCTCAGAGCTATTCCGACCTATGGGATATCTTCAAGGTGGTCAAGAACAGCTACGATGAAGAGGCCTATGAAGTCCTCCTGGCCGACAATGCCATCCGGGAAAGCTTTTACCAGCGACTGGCGGAATACAGCAAGGCTCTGGGGATCGCTCTCTCATCCGAAGCATTTATCATGCGGGTCGATGAAGACCGGTTATCCCGTTACAAGACCGACCTCAAGCGATTTCATAACCTCAAGGCCGCAGTCAAGCTGCGTTACGCCGAAGCAATCGATTACAGGGATTATGAGCCGAAGATCAAGAAACTGCTAGATACCCATATTCAGGCAAATGAGGTCATCCAACTGAATGAGCCAGTAAATATCTTCGACGACAAGATGTTCAATGTAGTCAAGGAGGAGCAAGGCGTTTATGGCAAGACAACGGCGGCAAAAGCCGATGCCATCGCCCACGCCACCAAAAAAGTCATCACTGAGAAGATGGCTGAAGATCCTGCTTTCTATGAAAAATTCTCCCGCTTGATCCAGCAGGCCATTGAAGATTTTCGAGCAAAGCGTATTTCCGATCTTGAGTATTTGAATATGGCGGTTGAATACCGCACAAAGGTAGTTACCCGCCATCACGACGACATACCTTCTCAACTTGCCGACAATGAAGAGGCCATGGCCTACTTTGGGGTTCTGAGACCATTTCTGATGGAACTAAATCTCGGGCAGGATGAATGCGAAGCGGTTTCAGCTGAAATCGCGCTGGCAATTCAGACCATTCTCGACCGTCATTGGAAGGTGCAGTTCTGGGATGATGACGATGCCAGGAAACAGGTTATAAACGACATCGACGATTACCTGTTTGATGAGGTCAAAGGGGCCAGAGGAATCGAGATCAGCCTGGACAGGATGGACGATCTGATTGAAGAGACATTGAAGGTTTCAATGAGCCGGAGAAAGTAG
- a CDS encoding DUF45 domain-containing protein, whose translation MPHGTVTYGKETIQYTVLHVARKTLAIEVLPDAKVVIKAPLESTQEEVRRRVLKRARWVIKQQQYFRQFDPRTPERQFIGGETHLYLGKQYRLKVCVAGQDKVLLSRGYFVVETTVEYGPEETKSLMKGWYAEKAASTFQNRFKFCWVNFEKMKLTMPRLQVRRMKKRWGSLSRGGMLTLNTDLIRAPRECIDYVITHELCHLKYHDHSPEFYRLLEKIMPDWEKRKHKLELALV comes from the coding sequence ATGCCTCATGGCACGGTCACATATGGAAAGGAAACCATTCAGTATACGGTACTCCACGTCGCCAGAAAAACCCTGGCTATTGAAGTGTTACCCGACGCCAAAGTGGTCATCAAGGCGCCTCTCGAATCCACCCAGGAAGAAGTTCGTCGAAGGGTGCTCAAACGCGCCAGATGGGTCATTAAACAGCAGCAGTATTTTCGGCAGTTCGATCCGAGAACTCCTGAGCGGCAATTTATCGGAGGAGAGACCCATCTATACCTTGGCAAACAGTACAGGTTGAAGGTTTGCGTGGCAGGCCAGGATAAGGTTTTGCTGTCACGGGGGTATTTTGTAGTAGAAACAACGGTAGAATACGGTCCTGAAGAAACAAAATCACTGATGAAGGGTTGGTATGCGGAGAAGGCAGCAAGTACCTTTCAAAACAGGTTCAAATTTTGCTGGGTGAATTTCGAAAAAATGAAGCTGACTATGCCACGACTGCAGGTCAGACGAATGAAAAAACGTTGGGGCAGCCTTTCCCGGGGCGGTATGCTGACCCTCAATACCGACCTGATTCGTGCCCCAAGGGAATGCATCGACTACGTTATTACCCATGAGCTTTGCCATCTAAAATACCATGATCACAGTCCCGAATTTTACCGGTTGCTGGAAAAGATCATGCCAGACTGGGAAAAGCGAAAGCACAAGCTGGAATTGGCGCTGGTTTGA
- a CDS encoding conjugal transfer protein TraG codes for MSIRTVSRLGLALLLVLIPTMALALDMEFYVWGGHDAVVNAFGKLALIFGDNAYKSLYFVVITAGLFFGGVTVFAKSLGTANGSVMTWIVPTLIGVMVYLALVVPKGTIHVYDPVYNKNQAVGGIPDGVVAVAGILNKVERGLVDIVTTAGDPLNYQSQAGGKGFLGLAQLTSIPLSAVDSNLDASMRRYVKDCVSYALMNPNANLTVDELRKTTTNFVGSLDKAVNPAIWTVYYNAANPQGQALTCTDAWTNIKGALTPASLTKNIDSVCANLGYDVTDAAAVTQCKSVLNNVNSGTGLGAASIDDFLKQAYISQRLEEIFRSGNAAGATNYQFLLNASGAMKSANEWLPILKAALTAIAVGLLPFLALFIPTPLIGKAVGIIAGFFIWLTAWGVTDAIVHQFAVDYANQAYEMVRQNKLGMDALYFFPDQTVKILGMFGTLRMSGMMLATVITGMLIKFGGHAMAMMTGGLGSQVQSAGSRAAHEVEDPAGRASAMQRNVTAMPTQAWSNEHSFQARQAQSLVGMSAKTTAASDMIRDFGMDFSSRMAADGELGRTIGFGGAGRAMRENGLSSSYDLKSFDGRLGLDKSAAVRDVVGNSYGGDTHAFAQMGVANDRALANVFGNGDNYAGFLTANMDKSVGQLQGEMGAYAGARSLGFSGSWREFNSLRSEISALGDYANADAVRTIADSYGISSAHLMQMNSLFNQGKQASEVSGLSNQLGGPVAAGTEAGRVVATETGGKIQGIYAGGGYDNYQQLIGNDVSGRIARNQLVHSAADQMVGKVAPHLTNDQEMYQNGHLTERGFAEMQKAMEGQNITFTTTDGKSVVNVGMDGGVVNSTEAGTVAKGDRGKSLDLQKQLKGAGFQSAAAHVARMSGQAFDYKADYDRNGNLASFSIDQGGRVQKFDLGQSRTGTDIERLDRNVSTVDKGLRKTVGDFIKTGYENQSLNVSRKSGSYMIQAGGKQMMVNGDWYYAKNDKTGKTEVVGGSFSNGLDGNVLMYAKDKDGNLHYSQVQGKMDKSGNLVAGKRSEIAEDQFIQMSQQGAAVVSTRSGGGITGSIHADGGVKADYSSSQVVGTRVESKQNLAGSAASQEFTDGRSINAGTAATTIAVGQGALHETAGIVGDVAKTVGPYKAAVTKREEAANVAASTAERDIARAAEQQSRSVQQQMQRTSKILQYQSKNSPLPRSGGPQPKGTRR; via the coding sequence ATGTCGATTCGGACCGTATCTAGGCTGGGGCTGGCGCTTCTGCTGGTGCTGATCCCGACCATGGCGCTGGCCCTGGACATGGAGTTCTATGTCTGGGGAGGCCATGACGCCGTGGTGAACGCCTTCGGCAAACTGGCGCTGATCTTCGGCGACAATGCCTACAAGTCGCTCTATTTCGTGGTAATCACTGCCGGTCTGTTCTTCGGCGGCGTGACGGTGTTCGCCAAGTCTCTGGGAACTGCCAATGGTTCTGTCATGACCTGGATCGTACCGACCCTGATCGGCGTCATGGTCTACCTGGCCCTGGTGGTGCCGAAGGGAACCATCCATGTCTACGACCCGGTCTACAACAAGAACCAGGCGGTGGGCGGCATTCCGGATGGCGTGGTGGCAGTGGCCGGTATCCTCAACAAGGTCGAGCGGGGGTTGGTAGATATTGTCACCACTGCTGGTGACCCGCTGAACTATCAGAGCCAGGCGGGCGGGAAAGGATTCCTGGGACTGGCTCAGCTCACCAGCATTCCCCTGTCGGCAGTGGACAGCAATCTGGATGCTTCCATGCGGCGCTACGTCAAGGACTGCGTATCCTACGCCCTGATGAATCCCAACGCCAATCTGACGGTAGATGAACTCCGGAAAACGACTACCAACTTTGTCGGTTCCCTGGACAAGGCGGTCAACCCGGCCATCTGGACGGTCTACTATAACGCAGCGAACCCTCAGGGACAGGCTCTCACCTGCACCGACGCCTGGACCAACATCAAGGGGGCACTCACCCCTGCAAGCCTGACGAAGAACATCGATTCGGTTTGCGCCAATCTCGGTTATGACGTAACCGATGCCGCTGCCGTCACCCAGTGCAAGTCGGTCCTGAACAACGTGAACAGCGGGACTGGTCTCGGGGCGGCGAGCATTGATGATTTCCTGAAACAGGCCTACATCTCCCAGCGGCTGGAAGAAATCTTCCGTAGCGGCAATGCTGCCGGCGCCACCAACTACCAGTTCCTCCTGAACGCCTCCGGGGCCATGAAATCGGCCAACGAGTGGCTGCCGATCCTGAAGGCGGCGCTCACGGCCATTGCAGTGGGTCTGCTGCCGTTCCTGGCGCTCTTCATCCCCACGCCGCTGATCGGCAAGGCGGTGGGGATCATCGCCGGTTTCTTCATCTGGCTTACCGCCTGGGGGGTGACCGATGCCATCGTCCATCAGTTCGCCGTGGACTACGCCAACCAGGCCTACGAAATGGTTCGCCAGAACAAGCTTGGCATGGATGCACTCTATTTCTTTCCGGACCAGACCGTGAAGATCCTCGGCATGTTCGGCACGCTCCGGATGAGCGGCATGATGCTGGCCACGGTCATCACCGGGATGCTGATCAAGTTCGGCGGGCATGCCATGGCGATGATGACCGGTGGTCTGGGGAGCCAGGTGCAATCGGCAGGGAGCCGGGCGGCCCATGAGGTGGAGGACCCGGCCGGCCGGGCGTCGGCCATGCAGCGCAACGTGACGGCCATGCCGACTCAGGCATGGAGCAATGAGCACAGCTTCCAGGCCAGACAGGCACAATCGCTGGTCGGCATGTCGGCCAAGACCACGGCAGCGAGCGACATGATCCGGGATTTCGGGATGGATTTTTCCAGCCGGATGGCTGCCGACGGGGAGCTGGGCCGGACCATCGGTTTCGGCGGCGCTGGCAGGGCCATGCGGGAGAATGGCCTGTCATCGTCCTATGACCTGAAATCCTTCGATGGTCGACTGGGTCTGGACAAGTCGGCAGCGGTCAGGGATGTGGTCGGCAACAGCTACGGCGGCGACACCCATGCCTTTGCCCAGATGGGGGTTGCCAACGACCGGGCCCTGGCCAATGTCTTCGGCAATGGCGACAACTATGCCGGGTTCCTGACTGCCAACATGGACAAGAGTGTCGGTCAGCTTCAGGGGGAAATGGGCGCCTATGCCGGTGCCAGGTCACTCGGCTTCAGCGGCAGCTGGCGTGAGTTCAATTCGCTCCGCTCGGAGATATCTGCTCTGGGTGATTACGCCAATGCCGATGCCGTGAGGACGATTGCCGACTCCTACGGGATCTCTTCAGCTCACCTCATGCAGATGAATTCCCTGTTCAATCAGGGTAAGCAGGCTTCAGAGGTTTCCGGACTCTCGAACCAGCTAGGCGGCCCGGTGGCGGCTGGAACGGAAGCTGGCCGTGTCGTGGCGACGGAGACCGGCGGCAAGATACAGGGGATCTACGCAGGGGGCGGATATGACAACTACCAGCAACTCATCGGTAATGACGTTTCGGGACGTATCGCCCGCAATCAGCTGGTTCATTCAGCTGCCGATCAGATGGTCGGGAAGGTGGCGCCGCATCTCACCAATGATCAGGAGATGTACCAAAACGGCCACCTGACTGAACGGGGCTTTGCCGAGATGCAGAAGGCCATGGAGGGGCAGAACATCACCTTCACGACCACCGACGGCAAGAGTGTCGTCAATGTCGGCATGGATGGCGGTGTCGTGAACTCCACCGAAGCCGGCACCGTCGCCAAGGGAGACAGGGGCAAGTCGCTTGATCTGCAGAAGCAGCTTAAAGGAGCCGGTTTCCAGAGCGCTGCCGCCCATGTCGCCAGGATGTCAGGCCAGGCATTCGACTATAAAGCGGATTATGACCGTAACGGCAATCTCGCATCGTTCAGCATCGATCAGGGCGGGCGGGTACAGAAGTTCGATCTCGGTCAGAGCAGAACTGGTACTGACATCGAACGGCTGGATCGGAACGTATCGACCGTCGACAAAGGCCTTCGCAAGACCGTCGGGGATTTTATAAAGACCGGCTACGAAAACCAGTCACTGAATGTTTCCAGAAAATCTGGTAGCTATATGATCCAGGCTGGCGGCAAGCAGATGATGGTTAACGGTGACTGGTATTATGCCAAGAACGATAAGACCGGCAAGACGGAGGTGGTGGGTGGCTCGTTCTCCAACGGCCTCGACGGCAATGTGCTGATGTACGCCAAGGACAAGGACGGCAATCTGCACTATTCGCAGGTGCAGGGGAAGATGGATAAGAGCGGCAATCTGGTTGCCGGCAAGCGTTCCGAGATTGCCGAAGACCAGTTCATCCAGATGTCGCAGCAAGGTGCGGCGGTGGTCAGCACCAGGTCAGGCGGTGGAATTACCGGGAGTATCCATGCCGATGGCGGGGTCAAGGCGGATTATTCGAGTTCACAGGTGGTTGGAACGAGGGTTGAGTCCAAGCAAAATCTTGCTGGCAGTGCGGCATCGCAAGAATTTACCGATGGGCGCTCAATCAATGCGGGTACGGCTGCAACTACGATTGCGGTTGGACAAGGGGCGTTACACGAAACAGCAGGAATTGTAGGTGATGTTGCAAAAACGGTTGGTCCTTATAAAGCTGCTGTGACTAAACGAGAAGAAGCAGCAAATGTTGCTGCAAGTACGGCAGAGCGCGATATAGCGCGAGCAGCGGAGCAACAGTCTCGGAGTGTGCAGCAGCAAATGCAAAGGACCAGCAAAATTCTCCAGTACCAAAGCAAAAACTCACCGCTTCCCAGAAGCGGCGGTCCTCAGCCCAAGGGGACAAGGAGGTAG
- a CDS encoding peptidase, which yields MPKPLSLDFHNWRLWLAITCLLIAGTLLPYKVSVTLTPSLKHRVYWLTRNPDRVGRGEYVLFHDKELAARVGMKKSEDMMKLVGCNEGDLLTVDAEKKFYCNGEYLVRAKDFSLKGAPLQHFAFNGIVPKGAMFVMGEHKDSYDSRYFGFVDKSRILARAYPIF from the coding sequence ATGCCGAAACCGTTAAGCCTTGATTTCCATAACTGGCGGCTCTGGCTGGCGATCACCTGCCTGCTTATCGCGGGTACGCTGCTCCCTTACAAGGTCAGCGTCACCCTGACGCCATCTCTCAAACACCGGGTCTACTGGCTCACCCGGAACCCGGACCGTGTGGGACGGGGAGAGTATGTTCTGTTCCACGACAAGGAACTGGCTGCCAGGGTCGGGATGAAGAAGTCGGAGGATATGATGAAGCTCGTGGGATGCAATGAGGGGGATCTGCTCACCGTGGACGCGGAGAAGAAGTTCTACTGCAACGGCGAGTACCTGGTCAGGGCCAAGGACTTTTCACTCAAGGGGGCACCGCTGCAGCACTTCGCCTTCAACGGCATTGTCCCCAAGGGGGCCATGTTCGTGATGGGTGAGCACAAGGACAGCTACGATTCGCGGTATTTCGGCTTCGTGGACAAGAGCCGCATCCTGGCGAGAGCCTACCCGATCTTCTGA
- a CDS encoding conjugal transfer protein TrbC, producing the protein MRRLCAQLICCLAVASSCTVAAAGTPGYIATPDTCCVVDRVVEDTVHLRKVGVCTGKSGRAYIETKLKKVKVVVEGTLWKETDVEGLTVPDLANSLSNADRLAKEMTVPGNRHEKEMADLAGTLDSYYHSDEFQLRVKSETERIKSEVFGDKISGYYTDKGKEAPKGKLAASERVYVFISSAMPLATIRNYAASVARLGDPNVSLVMRGFVDGMTKIQPTIGFIASVLQRDQACRPQNGGCEMLPAGLVVDPLLFRRYRIDRVPAVVYTRGLKTEDAGLSEGDPKNTTISDHYAAYGDARLEYLLDQIRRESGSDSLAALLTVSGDRK; encoded by the coding sequence TTGCGTCGGCTATGCGCTCAATTGATCTGCTGCCTTGCGGTTGCTTCGTCTTGTACGGTCGCAGCTGCCGGCACTCCAGGGTACATCGCCACTCCCGACACCTGCTGTGTGGTGGACAGGGTGGTTGAGGATACGGTCCATCTTAGGAAGGTCGGTGTCTGCACCGGCAAGTCGGGTCGGGCATACATCGAAACGAAGTTGAAGAAAGTGAAGGTAGTCGTTGAGGGAACCTTGTGGAAGGAGACTGATGTGGAGGGGCTGACTGTGCCGGACCTGGCCAATAGCCTGTCCAATGCCGACCGGCTTGCGAAAGAGATGACCGTTCCCGGGAACCGGCACGAGAAAGAGATGGCAGATCTGGCCGGAACGCTCGATTCCTACTACCACTCGGATGAATTCCAGTTGCGGGTGAAGAGCGAGACGGAGCGGATCAAATCGGAAGTGTTCGGGGACAAGATCTCCGGTTATTACACTGACAAGGGTAAGGAAGCACCGAAGGGCAAGTTGGCCGCGTCCGAGCGGGTCTACGTCTTCATCTCGTCGGCGATGCCCCTTGCGACCATCAGGAACTATGCAGCCTCCGTGGCCCGGTTGGGTGACCCGAATGTTTCCCTGGTCATGCGTGGATTCGTGGACGGGATGACCAAGATCCAGCCGACTATCGGTTTCATTGCTTCGGTGTTGCAGCGCGACCAGGCATGCCGCCCCCAGAACGGTGGCTGCGAGATGCTGCCGGCAGGGCTGGTCGTTGATCCCCTGCTATTCCGCCGGTACCGGATCGACCGGGTTCCTGCCGTGGTCTATACCCGCGGGCTCAAGACCGAGGATGCCGGTTTGAGCGAGGGAGATCCCAAGAATACCACCATCTCGGATCACTATGCGGCATACGGAGACGCCAGACTGGAATATCTGCTCGACCAGATCCGGAGGGAGAGCGGGTCGGATTCACTGGCCGCACTACTGACCGTCTCGGGTGACCGGAAATGA
- a CDS encoding conjugal transfer protein TraU gives MNLNHNIPIFTLIVLIMTVPLAWGAGGSCKGKVLNPVTDICWQCMFPVKMGSVSYGNGAEPAPGNITSPVCACPDSKGVLIIGVSTAFWEHARLIETVKDPFCFPVMGTGMTNPKPGFSSGENRSKEYGDSDYAFQQAHYFYFPAWSILKLFMDFPCAENKAFDLAYMTEVDPMWNDDSLSFIINPEALLFGNPVSQLACVADSVGATMSYPIDPLFWCMGSWGSFYPLSGSMIENNPFNVNAGLAARMLFKLGRETLLYDTGINQCASAGVVTPILVKSNYRLQIARPVRGNDCIPIGRPSLIWGTAKNPPFGTTNTSPDNFLWSLTRRRVCCVGYALN, from the coding sequence ATGAACCTGAACCATAACATCCCGATCTTCACGCTGATCGTGCTCATCATGACAGTACCACTCGCCTGGGGTGCCGGCGGTAGTTGCAAGGGGAAGGTGCTCAACCCGGTGACCGACATCTGCTGGCAGTGCATGTTCCCGGTAAAGATGGGGAGCGTCTCTTATGGCAATGGCGCCGAGCCGGCACCAGGTAATATCACCTCGCCGGTCTGTGCCTGTCCCGACAGCAAGGGGGTCTTGATCATCGGCGTGTCAACCGCATTCTGGGAGCATGCCCGTCTGATCGAGACCGTGAAGGACCCGTTCTGCTTCCCGGTCATGGGCACCGGCATGACCAACCCGAAGCCGGGCTTCTCGTCCGGGGAGAACCGGAGCAAGGAGTACGGCGACTCCGACTACGCCTTCCAACAGGCCCATTACTTCTATTTCCCGGCCTGGTCGATCCTGAAGCTGTTCATGGATTTCCCCTGTGCCGAAAACAAGGCCTTCGACCTGGCCTACATGACCGAAGTTGACCCCATGTGGAATGACGACAGCCTGTCATTCATCATCAACCCGGAGGCGCTCCTGTTCGGCAACCCGGTGTCGCAGCTGGCATGCGTTGCCGATAGCGTGGGAGCGACCATGTCGTATCCCATCGATCCCCTGTTCTGGTGCATGGGGAGCTGGGGCTCCTTCTACCCCCTGTCGGGGAGCATGATCGAGAACAACCCGTTTAACGTCAACGCCGGCCTGGCGGCCCGGATGCTGTTCAAACTCGGCAGAGAAACGCTCCTTTACGATACCGGCATCAACCAGTGCGCCAGCGCCGGGGTCGTGACGCCGATCCTGGTCAAGAGCAATTACCGGCTCCAGATCGCCCGACCGGTACGCGGCAACGACTGCATCCCCATTGGCCGGCCGTCACTGATCTGGGGGACGGCGAAGAATCCCCCCTTCGGGACAACCAATACGTCACCGGACAATTTTCTCTGGTCACTGACACGAAGGAGGGTCTGTTGCGTCGGCTATGCGCTCAATTGA